The Cicer arietinum cultivar CDC Frontier isolate Library 1 chromosome 1, Cicar.CDCFrontier_v2.0, whole genome shotgun sequence genome contains the following window.
AACATGGAATTTTGCAAAATAAAGAAGAATTAAGAGGCAAATTTGATTTCTTacaccttattttttttaaataatcacattaaaaataataataataataataataaactttcATTTGTATAttacaactttaaaaaaatttaaaaatttaaaaacaatgaaaatttattttaaatgacaagctattttaaaataacctctcgtaaaataatttataacaaattattttaaaattattaaacgacaaaatcaagtttttttacaaattataaacgatagtatttttttaaaatcaaaataatagtaTTGAGAAGAGGAGGAGTGTGCAATTGCGGAAAGCCGTTGATTTTGGCGGGTCCGAATCTGCGACAATAATATTAACatcttcttctctctctctctctctctctctctatctctatctctctctctcctttCTTCTGGATCTGCGGTGACGGCATGGCCACTTCCAATGGCTCTGACGACGGAACCACTCCTTCTGAATCGGCGTTGATCTTTCTCGGAACAGGCTGCTCCAGCATGGTTCCCAACGTAATGTGTCTCATCCAGCCCTCCGATCCTCCCTGTCCCGTTTGCGTTCAGTCATTGTCAATCCCTCCcgacaaaaaccctaattacagGTTCAATACATCCTCTTTAAACTCCTTCGTTATCATCGTCCATCGTTTTCTTGATAAattatcttttcatttttattataaatttgcAGATGCAATACATCACTATTAATTGATTATTGTGAAAGCAATGACAATCACAACTATATATTGATTGATGTTGGGAAGACCTTCAGGGAGACTGTGCTTAGATGGTTTGTTTCCCATCGGATTCCAAGAATCGATTCTGTGAGTTGGTTTCTCAAcgtttttatgtttaaattttaatgtagaTTTAACTTTCTTATTGTATTAAACTTAATTTAGTGACTAACCCCTACTGATATATGCAAATGCTAGTGAAATCAATGTGTTCAATACAATGCTGAAATAAGAGTTTGATAGTGAGATCAATGTGTTCAATCAATGTGTTCGATACAATGCTGACCTCTCAGTCACGCAACAattccaaaattttaaatttgtgtcaAGATTTTCACTTCAAATGACACCCTTGGAAATAAGATTAATTTTACTACATAGTTCTGTTTAATGATGTTATAAGGAATAAGGATCTGtaaaaatacattattattaGGACATAGTCTTCAAATGACTCCAACAAGTCAAAAGGCATTTCATTTCAGATGTATGCTTGTAACAATATCTAGGGTATTCCATGAAGAGAAAGAGAAGGGCCATGGtgaaaacattaaaatatttcttaaacAAGGAAACACTCAGTAATGTTGTCATTTCTATTTAGGTAATAAAACTGGTAAGGCGAGCAGACAAAGCAATGAATTGTACCACTACtaattaacaaaatagaaatcaaatctGTGTATGTTACATACTGTGAGAATGTCGGTAACCGAAGCTGAGCCCCTTAAATATTTTAGTTGCCATTGGCTCATTGTGTAATCTGATTCTATGGTGTTGTTCTGTAAAGGCACATAAAAAATAAGTGCTGCACAGAAAATTTTACATTCTCCCACCCCCAGGGAAGAAATTCATTTTAGGGAAAACAGCATATATAAATGAATCATAAGTAATGAAGTATGGTAATTGTTACTGATCCATGATATTCAAGAACATGGATTTTTTACAATTTGTTTTTAGCCTAGTTTTTCTTCCTTTTGTCTACATTACGTTCCTTGTAATTTGTATTGACCTGAAATTTTCATTCTTTGAGAATAAAGAAGAATAAGTTATTGCTTGGTTGAGTTGCAGATTATTTTGACTCATGAACATGCTGATGCAGTTCTTGGATTGGATGATATACGTGCTGTGCAGCCTTTTAGTCCAACAAATGACATTGATCCCACCCCCATCTACTTGAGCCAGCATTCAATGGATAGGTACCTTTATTGATCGTTGcttgttttgatatttaattagcTTGAATTATATGCACCTTCCCTCTATTCTCAAAACCTACATAAACATATCTTAAGATTATACAGCATTACAAAGTAACCCTAACTATCAGATAGTCTCAGAAATAGTATCAGAACCATTACCattaaaattagttatattaCTTGCTTAAACTATAAGTTCTGGTATAGAATTTGTGCCCTAGATAAATTCATTAACAATAAAATTCAGCTAATCGAATCACTTATTATGATAGTTAATATGTTAAAAGGTATTgctctttaatttttactttttgatatAGATGATATAATTCTGCTGCTGTCTCAGGATAATTATGTGCAATATTGCAACTGTATGAGTCTTTGATATGAAACCAGTGTGCTGTCTGCACTTCCCAACCACTGAACTGAGATGCATGTATATTTGGGGAAATTGTTTTGATTACAATGTGACTATTTTATAAGCAAATTGAAAAGTTCTTTTAATAGTAAGAGTACAAGGAgtactaaaaaaattcaatacgAAGTCCTAAATCAAAAGCAGTAAGCACAACCGGTAACAATAGCCAATTGAAACCAGTAAAAACAAAAGCCAAACCAAAACTTATCCTAAAATCAAATTGAGCAGAACAAGTCTAGCAAACCAGTTATATATTTGAGTATATGCGTTGATCACTTAGCCCGTACATTAGAATGTGACTCCTATCTCAGCATGAATTATAATGCACCTATTCTTTGATTTTATGGGCCATCCTATGCTCTCAAGTAGCTGAATTCATGTTTTAAAACTTTGCAACAGCATAGAAGAGAAGTTCCCTTATTTGGTTCAGAAAAAACGCAAAGAAGGACAAGAAATACGAAGGGTAGCTCAGATTGCTTGGAACATTATTAGGGACGACTGCAATCAACCATTTTTTGCATCAGGATTAAAATTCACTCCTTTACCAGTTATTTGCCACTATCTTTTGTCCTTATGTTAAGAACACAATACTCCTTTTGTACGAGGATTTCACTGTTTTTGTGTGGATGTAGGTAATGCATGGAGAGGATTACATCTGTTTGGGCTTTCTTTTTGGTGAGAAAAGTAGGGTGGCATATATATCCGATGTTTCAAGGATTCCTGCAAGTACAGAGTATGGTACGATTTGAATTACCTTACCTTCATGCTTGGACATATGCTTTTATCATTAATGGGGTtttcttatttatatattgacCGAAAAAAGAATGACATGTCATGTTGTAATTTAAAGTATGTTGTCGTCATTGTTGTAATTTGGACAGGACTGATTCCTTTTTAGATTGCCAAAACATCTTCAGTCCTAGAAGACATGTCTCATTTTTTAGGTGTCTATACATAATAAGAAAACCCTCAGTTGATTTATGATTTTTGACATCTAACATTTAGCAATAATTTCCTTTTTACAGTCATTTCGAAAAGTGGAGCTGGACAATTGGATCTTCTAATATTGGATTCTTTGTATAGGGTCAGTAGTTCTGTTTTCAGATGTTTTGTATAGGGTCAGTAGTTCTTAGTATTGGATTCCATTTTCGGTAGTTCTGTTTTCTAATACAAGATAATAAATGAGGAACAAAAGACAAGGATAGTGCAAATGACACTAACAACCTTTTTGGTTCCAGATGTTCAAGGAACCCAGGCTCTCATTCCAATTTCCACTCTAAAACCAAAGACAAgcctcttgtttttttttttttctccctatTGTTTATATCATATCATCTATGGTTTTCTAACCAACCATTTAAACTACCTAATCGGGTGGAATTATCTAACATTTTGTCTCTTTgttttttgtgtcattgcagACTGGATCACATAACGTTCACCTTTGTTTCCCACAGGTTTGTTTTCAACTTTGCCAATTGATAACTGGAGGTGAACtgttattaattgttaattttacaGACTCTTGAAACTGTGAAGAGGTTGTGTCCAAAGAAAACCCTTTTGATTGGAATGACTCATGAGTTTGATCACCACAAGGACAATGAGTTTTTGGCAGAATGGTCCAGAAGGTATCAATTTGTAAAGTATTGACTGTTGCTAATACATTTAGTAATAATTGACCTAACAATCTGATAGTAGCATGATCATGTAAATGTAATATTTATCGTTGTACTCCTATTGTATGTCGTAGATTTTAGAAAATGAGAGTTAACTCTT
Protein-coding sequences here:
- the LOC101500463 gene encoding putative hydrolase C777.06c, translating into MATSNGSDDGTTPSESALIFLGTGCSSMVPNVMCLIQPSDPPCPVCVQSLSIPPDKNPNYRCNTSLLIDYCESNDNHNYILIDVGKTFRETVLRWFVSHRIPRIDSIILTHEHADAVLGLDDIRAVQPFSPTNDIDPTPIYLSQHSMDSIEEKFPYLVQKKRKEGQEIRRVAQIAWNIIRDDCNQPFFASGLKFTPLPVMHGEDYICLGFLFGEKSRVAYISDVSRIPASTEYVISKSGAGQLDLLILDSLYRTGSHNVHLCFPQTLETVKRLCPKKTLLIGMTHEFDHHKDNEFLAEWSRREGIPVQLSHDGLRVPINL